In Mixta intestinalis, the following are encoded in one genomic region:
- the lpdA gene encoding dihydrolipoyl dehydrogenase, whose amino-acid sequence MSTEIKTQVVVLGAGPAGYSAAFRCADLGLETVLVERYSTLGGVCLNVGCIPSKALLHVAKVIEEAKALAEHGIVFGEPQTDIDKIRTWKEKVINQLTGGLSGMAKGRKVKVVNGLGKFTGANTLVVEGENGATTINFDNAIIAAGSRPIQLPFIPHEDPRVWDSTAALELKEVPKRMLVMGGGIIGLEMGTVYHALGSEIDVVEMFDQVIPAADKDVVKVFTKRISKKFNLMLETKVTAVEAKEDGIYVSMEGKKAPTEAQRYDAVLVAIGRVPNGKNLDAGKAGVEVDERGFIRVDKQMRTNVPHIYAIGDIVGQPMLAHKGVHEGHVAAEVIAGKKHYFDPKVIPSIAYTEPEVAWVGLTEKEAKEKGISYETATFPWAASGRAIASDCADGMTKLIFDKETHRIIGGAIVGTNGGELLGEIGLAIEMGCDAEDIALTIHAHPTLHESVGLAAEIFEGSITDLPNPKAKKK is encoded by the coding sequence ATGAGTACAGAGATTAAAACCCAGGTAGTGGTGCTTGGGGCAGGTCCTGCAGGTTACTCTGCAGCCTTTCGTTGTGCGGATTTAGGTCTGGAGACCGTACTGGTAGAGCGTTACAGCACCCTGGGCGGTGTTTGCCTTAACGTTGGCTGTATCCCTTCTAAAGCGCTGCTGCACGTTGCTAAAGTGATTGAAGAAGCCAAAGCGCTGGCGGAACACGGCATCGTTTTCGGTGAGCCGCAAACTGACATTGACAAAATTCGTACCTGGAAAGAGAAAGTTATCAATCAGCTGACCGGTGGTCTCTCCGGGATGGCGAAAGGCCGTAAGGTAAAAGTTGTTAACGGCTTGGGTAAATTTACCGGTGCGAATACGCTGGTGGTTGAAGGCGAAAACGGCGCGACCACGATCAATTTCGATAACGCGATTATCGCTGCGGGCTCTCGTCCAATTCAGCTGCCGTTTATTCCTCATGAAGATCCGCGCGTATGGGATTCTACTGCGGCGCTGGAGCTGAAAGAAGTACCGAAGCGTATGCTGGTCATGGGCGGCGGTATTATCGGTCTGGAAATGGGGACCGTTTATCACGCGCTGGGTTCAGAAATCGACGTGGTTGAGATGTTCGACCAGGTGATTCCGGCGGCTGATAAGGATGTGGTTAAGGTCTTCACCAAACGCATCAGCAAGAAATTCAATCTGATGCTGGAAACTAAAGTTACCGCAGTGGAAGCGAAGGAAGATGGTATCTACGTTTCTATGGAAGGTAAAAAAGCGCCAACCGAAGCGCAGCGTTATGACGCAGTGCTGGTAGCGATTGGCCGTGTACCGAACGGTAAAAACCTCGATGCTGGCAAAGCGGGCGTGGAAGTTGACGAGCGCGGCTTTATCCGTGTTGATAAACAAATGCGCACCAACGTACCGCATATCTACGCTATCGGTGACATTGTTGGTCAGCCAATGCTGGCACACAAAGGCGTACATGAAGGCCACGTGGCAGCAGAAGTTATCGCCGGTAAAAAACATTACTTCGATCCGAAAGTTATTCCGTCCATCGCCTATACCGAGCCGGAAGTAGCATGGGTTGGCCTGACTGAGAAAGAAGCGAAAGAGAAGGGTATCAGCTATGAAACAGCAACCTTCCCGTGGGCGGCATCAGGCCGTGCAATCGCTTCCGACTGCGCTGATGGCATGACCAAGCTGATTTTCGATAAAGAAACGCATCGTATTATCGGTGGCGCTATCGTTGGTACTAACGGCGGCGAGCTGCTGGGTGAAATTGGCCTGGCGATCGAAATGGGCTGTGACGCAGAAGATATCGCGCTGACTATCCACGCACACCCGACGCTGCACGAGTCGGTTGGCCTGGCAGCAGAAATCTTCGAAGGCAGCATTACCGATCTGCCAAACCCGAAAGCGAAGAAAAAATAA